A region of the Gemmatimonadota bacterium genome:
TGCAAGGGCGATCTATCAAACGGGTCGATGGCCCTTTCAATGGGGCGGAATTGCAAATCATATGGATTTGAATGATCGCGTAGATGAAGAGCGTAATGGAAATAAGACGTTGGGATTTTTGTTTAAGAACGCGGGATATTCAACTTTTCATGTTGGGAAATGGCATCAGGGTTTAGAGAACAATGCCCAAAATGCGGGATATGATGAATCGTATATATGGTCAAATGAGAGACATGACAGCATGATATATTGCCATAACGGCGGTGATTTT
Encoded here:
- a CDS encoding sulfatase-like hydrolase/transferase, with the translated sequence MQKLPANFIFILSDTHRYDAMSFTNPLRDHFEIYTPNMESMAKEGVSFKNCYTNLPICSPARAIYQTGRWPFQWGGIANHMDLNDRVDEERNGNKTLGFLFKNAGYSTFHVGKWHQGLENNAQNAGYDESYIWSNERHDSMIYCHNGGDF